From the genome of Brachionichthys hirsutus isolate HB-005 chromosome 9, CSIRO-AGI_Bhir_v1, whole genome shotgun sequence:
tctttttgAGGAGTGAAACGACCGTGGTCACTgaatggttttatttattttgtattttatttacattttagcaTTCTACGACCAAGGAGAGCGAGAGGCCGACATATCTATCTTCAACATTATTGCAAGACACGACATTGGGACGCTCCCCTTGCAGCCATGTTGTAAAGCACAGGACACATTTTCATGCCACGGGATGGACTGAAATGTTTCTGAATGCGTTCGGGGTCTGGATCAGCTTATCGAGCGCTACAACGTGACTGATGAGACGCAAAGGAAGACGGTGGTGGGCTTGATGCCTGGCATCGACCTAGGAGTGGAGTGATTACGACACCCTGTGGCTGTAAAGAGAATAGGAGCTTCTTTCACTGAACAAATCCAGTCGACACACTTTGTTACCCGGAGCTTTTCACATCTGTCCAAACATCTATGCAAGTGTCTTCAGTATTTGAGATTCTTGTTTTGGCATAATTTACTGCGAtgactgaataaatgaataaatttgCTGATGTCACTCTTTGTTTCTGCCTCtttcaaatgtgaaatattgtCATTTCCAATGGCAACGTTACAGATTTAAACACATGTTGTTGTTCTGATCATCATAGCAACAACTACAGCTCCCACAGCTACAGTCAATTACTGAAGCAAGTCGATTCTACTTCCTGTTATTGGTAGAGGGAAGCTGAAACAGTCCAGCTATTGAATCTGGATGCAtatgtacatacatatatacatacatacatacacgcatacatacatacatacatatatacatacatacatacacacatacatacatacatatatagatacatacatacatacatatatacatatatacatacatacatatatacatacatacatacatacatacatacgtacatacatacatacacacatacatacacacatacatacatagatatatacatacatacatacacaaatacatacacacatacatacatatatacatacatacatacatacaaaaatacatacacacatacatacacacatacatacatacatatatacatacatacatacacacatacatacacacatacatacatacatatatacatacatacatacacaaatacatacacacatacatacatatatacatacacacatacatacacacatacatacatatatacatacatacatatatacatatatacatatatacatacatacatacacacatacatacacacatacatacatacatatatacatacatacatacacacatacatacatacatatatacatacatacatacacaaatacatacacacatacatacatatatacatacatacatacacacatacatacacacatacatacatatatacatacatacatatatacatatatacatacatacatacacaaatacatacacacatacatacatatatacatacatacatacacacatacatacacacatacatacatatatacatacatacatatatacatatatacatacatacacacatacatacacacatacatacatacatatatacatacatacatacacaaatacatacacacatacatacatatatacatacatacatacacacatacatacacacatacatacatatatacatacatacatatatacatatatacatacatacatacacacatacatacacacatacatacatacatatatacatacatatatacatatatacatacatacatatatacatatatacacacgtacatacacaggtacatacacacatacatatatacatatatacatacatacatacatgcatacgTACGTACATACACACGTACATacacatatactgtacatacatacatacacatatactgtacatacatacacacgtacatacacacgtacatacacacgtacatacacacatacatacacatatactgtacatacatacatacacacatacatacatacacacgtacatacacacgtacatacacacatacatacacatatactgtacatacatacatacacacatactgtacatacatacatacacatatactgtacatacatacatacatacatacatacatacatacatacacacgtacatacacacgtacatacacacatacatacacatatactgtacatacatacatacacacatactgtaattacatatatacatacatacaatgTGTTTTAGACTTTCTGTTTTTTATGTCTGAATGTATGACGATTGTTTTGTGCCAAAAAAACACACTCGACCATCCATCTTTCAGGATCAGAAgctatctctgtctctcccgATGCGAAGATGCTTTTTATCTTACTGGGACTTTTTCCCACTTAACTTCCGTAACTATGTGATGGGTCATTTCTCCGTGACTCCATATTTTGGCCTACTGGCTTTCTTCGGCGTAACATGTCGAAACAtgttctctccttttctcccttTCTCTGACTCTCAGTACTACAGTCAACACTTAAAGAGATCATACAATCATCATCTATATTTTTCATTGATTCTACAATGATTAATACATCAATCATTTTATCCCATGAAAGGTCAACATATCACATAATCACTTTTGACTACaacatttgttttacatgttgTACTCATGTTTTAAGATTATCATCCTTAAATCATTTATCTTCTCATGATAATCACACAAAGATTAATTATAATACATTGACACATGATTACTACTGTTGATTCAATCAGGTAAATTATTGACTTAAAGATAACCCAGAAGAGTTTATGCAAATCTTAACAGAAGGCTTTAATCAGTGCCATTTATTACCAATTCCCCAATTCCACCAGGAGAGGGAGACATTTTCACCTCAACCAAACATGacaatacatacatacatacataaatacacacatacatacatacatacataaatacacacatacatacacacataaatacacacatacatacatacacacatacatacatgcatactgAACATACATTATACATACATACTGTACATATCATCTTTCATTATGGAcactaaaaatattgatccgattgtGAAATCAGCCTCAGATGCGCGGCCTTGCACCAGAATGTGTCTCAGAACCAGAAAGGTTCCCTTCAGATCCTCTGGTTCTTCTGCTGTTGCTGTTCCCAACAGAACTCAAACATTTCGTGCTTATAGACATTAAGCTGCTACAAAATCAGGAGGATCTGAGAGGAGACGGACAGGAATCATTTATACCGCCTTTGTTTACTATGTTTTATAATATTTCACTTATAACTATTTAGCTTTATTGTTAATTTAATTCTTAAAATGATTATAGTGTCAGATCATTTAATTGTATTGTCTTTTgcttgttacccccccccctcatccaaTCTTTACTAAAGTACAATTACAAAattgctttatttaaaatgaagtaGAATTTCGTCGCGCACCCATCAGCGCTTCTGTCAGAGCCGCTTCGGCGCTCTATTGTCGCTAGAGGGCGCATCTCTGGTTTACAGTCGATAGCTGCTGAGTAGACGTCGTATCGATCGTGCAACACGCGTATCGATCGTGCAACACGCACGTGGAGTGCGTCGCTGCTCGCCTGGAGTGTTTTATTCCCTCTCACTGTAGCCTCCTGTTTACACAACGCGGGTCACATAACGTGACCATCTCCTCGGTTTCTCCCCTTTGTTCGCCACCACCTCCTGATCACGGGCTGATCACGTTGTcgctgagccaatcagaggcggcggcggcgcttgGGCTGGTCTATAAATCCAACGTGGAGGCTGAACGGACAGGAACGAGCAACAATAGCAGCCTGGGAGCAGAGAGCTGGACTCTGTGGCTCTTTTTATCCTTCTCCACCTAACAGGTAAGCATAAAGCTGCGTGATGACGCGATCACGTGGGGTCCTGTTGGTTTTAGgacttaaatgtaatttaaatgcaGAGTAAAGCAGCCACAGACGGAATGTTtcagagcagcagatgctgctgggTGACGGATGAGCCGACTTCCGCTCGGTCGTAATGGCCTTATTGCATTTTCCTTACAATCAGCCATGTGTGCCTAATCCTCCAGCGCGAAGCTCGTCCCTCTGCCTGCTGCACAATTTGGTGGTCGAGAACATGGCGACCTCGACGAGTTCCAAGCTGAACAAAGGCGTGAAGCAGCAGTACATGGCGCTCCCCCAGGGGGACGTGGTCCAGGCCATGTACGTGTGGATCGATGGCTCCGGAGAGGGACTTCGCTGCAAGACACGAACTTTGGACTTTGAGCCCAAGACGATTGATGGTGAGACGCGGCTCCAAAAGATATTGACAAGCTGTTGAgcttttaaagcaaaaaaaaaaaaaagtgcagcatGTGCAAAGTTGCCAAACAGCttattgtggtttttttttatgtgtgtgttttatgcatgTATCAAATACATGATTTAAAATCAATAACTGTTTAGATAAAGTCAAATGGTTGACCTGTTCATTGTGTCAGATCTTCCTGAGTGGAACTTTGATGGCTCCAGCACGTACCAGTCAGAGGGCTCCAACAGCGACATGTTCCTGGTCCCGGCGGCCATGTTCCGAGACCCCTTCAGGAAGGATCCCAACAAGCTGGTTCTCTGCGAGGTGCTCAAGTACAACCGCAAGCCAGCAGGTCGGCGCCCAAGAACACACACGAGCGGTGCTGCAGCCCCAGCGCTCTGTATTTCACCTAATCCCTGCTCCACCAGAGACCAATCTGCGGCGCACCTGTAAACAGATTATGGGCATGGTGGAGCAGAACCACCCGTGGTTCGGTATGGAGCAGGAGTACACGCTCCTGGCGACGGACGGGCATCCCTTCGGCTGGCCGTCCAACGGCTTCCCGGGTCCACAAGGTCACTAGCTCCGGTCTCTTCACTTGTTGATGTCCCGCGTTAATAATCACGGAGGCCAGCTGATTGCTGATGTTCGTTTTGTCTCCGCCGTGTTTAGGGCCTTATTACTGCGGCGTGGGAGCAGACAAGGCGTTTGGACGGGACGTGGTGGAAGCGCACTACCGGGCCTGCATGTATGCCGGGGTTCTGATCTGTGGCACCAATGCTGAAGTCATGCCCGCTCAGGTGGGGTTTCGCTCGCCTCAGCTTTAGCCCGTCCTGTTTGATGCGAGTTAACAATCACTGAGTCGTGTTTTCAACGCTGCCTCCGCCTCAGTGGGAGTTCCAAGTCGGGCCTTGCGAGGGCATAAATATGGGGGACCATCTGTGGGTCGCTCGCTTCATCCTCCACAGAGTGTGTGAGGATTTTGGCGTCGTCGCGTCCTTCGACCCCAAACCGATTTCAGGGAACTGGAACGGAGCGGGATGCCATACAAACTTCAGCACGAAGGAGATGCGAGAGGAAAACGGGCTGAAGTAGGAACGAGTCTCCAttgtctctggggggggggtggtgccGGTTCCTCATCCCCTCTTCTCTTCACAGAATCATCGAGGAGTCAATCGAGAGGCTGGCGAAGAGACACATGTACCACATCCGAGCCTACGATCCCAAAGGTGGGCTCGACAACGCCAGGCGTCTGACCGGCCGCCACGAAACCTCAAGCATTGACGAGTTCTCGGCCGGCGTGGCCAATCGCGGCGCCAGCATCCGGATCCCTCGTACCGTTGGGAAGGACAGGAAGGGTTACTTTGAGGACCGCCGTCCGTCCGCCAACTGCGACCCTTACATTGTCACGGAGGCTCTTGTGCGCACGTGTTTACTGaaagaggagggaaaggagCCCAAAGATTATAGCAAGTGAACAAAAATAATCCAGGCAGCCATTTTACTGTATCTAGTCTGATCCGGTTCTAGAGTTTTTACTGTCTTCTTTTTAAATCCCGGTTCTATCCAGCCAGTCTAAATCTGTCACAGACACTGCCTTTCACCAAGACTCTGAGCTATGTGCGCTAATTATTTGCGTAGGATTGCTGGTCATGTGATGCATTTCACTTGCACTAATAAGACACTGTCCCGAGTgcagttctgctgcagacctTGTTACTCAAATCCAAAGGATCCCAAAGGCGTTTGAATGTTTCATCAGGGCTGCCGTTTTTATCATGTTGATAGAGGAGCTCACAGAAGTCTTATTTGtatgtttgccttttttttaataatgtccGGGGTTTTCTCCCACTTTCAATTTTCacatgatgaaataaataaacgtaACATTTTAATATCTGTTGAGTGAAGTTTGATCTTAACATTTACTGTTTTGCATGAAGTCACTTTTTTGACGTGCAGTTTTGGGAGCGGTACTTCTCAAGTGGTCAGTCTAGCTTGTGGAACTTAAATGTACTCAGATAAAGTAGTTCAAACTACTTATAAACATGATTTCACCATAATAACGGTTACAGAAACAAGCGAAAGTCACACACTAGTGAACACTGCGAGTCGTTTTACAGCTGATTCAGAATGTAgcgttttaaataaatgaaactaacTTAAATCTCTTTGCTATTAATGTGATGTTGAGAGAAATAAAAGTTTGGGTTTAAATATCCCTGCCTGAACCAAGCATTAAACTAGTCagctagctaatgctaatggCTGCTGTagacctgcagcacaaacatcAGGCGCGCTGAAATGCATCTGGCCCATTAACAAAACAAAGCATGAATCACGATGCAAATATGTTAGAAATGAAAAGAAcgttttttcattcattaacCCTTCGTATTCATGTTGTTACACAGGGCGGGTCCTGCTGAGTCTGGGGGACCCTTTGAATTTTGGGGCTTTTAATTCAACAtaatccttttttctttttttaccttatCTGTACCTTATCCCAACCGTAGGTAATAAAAGAACACTCTGTTAAGTAGTTAATGACATCAAACACGAGCAGCATTAGGAGGAAGGCCGCGCTAACGGCGAGCAAACGCTGCTTCATTATCACACGGAGCCACGCCCGCCCACAGCGAAACGGAAGCGTGGCGGCCTCCAACAGAAAGCCCACCATGCTGACTGTGCTGACTGCCTGGTTCTGAATGACTGTCTGGTTCTGAATGACTGCCTGGTTCTGAATGACTGCCTGGTTCTGAATGACTGCCTGGTTCTGAATGACTGCCTGATGCTGAATGGCTGTCTGGTTCTGAATGACTGCCTGTTTCTGAATGACTGCCTGGTCCTGAATGACTGCCTGTTGCTGAATGACTGCCTGGTTCTGAATGACTGCCTGGTTCTGAATGACTGCCTGGTCCTGAATGACTGCCTGGTTCTGAATGACTGCCTGGTCCTGAAGCCTCAATGCAAAGAACAGCCTGCGTCACCGTGGCTTGTTTTCACACAAGCCTTGATAAGctattgactgactgactggttcTGAAAGCAGGCGGGGACAGTAAAGGCACCGCGAGGCGTTCACAGACTGGAGGTTGTCTTGAGTCATCATACTCTGTTAACTACTTCAATAAGTTTAGGGACCCAATGCGATTCTATAATTCCATCCATCATccttctgtccatccatctgtccgtctgtctgtccgtccgtccatcgtCTACCGTTTATCTGGGGCTGGGTCTGTTGTCTGAAATGGAATAACTTgaattataattttaaaaaatcagaCTTTCAGTTTGTAGTCTTTCGCCCTTTTCCCTTCAAAATAAGCACATTTTATTCCAAAAAAGAGTTTTAATGCAGTTCTATGTTTTCCTCTTTGAGATCTAGGATTGATGACCTCTGAGACGAACTGTCTGTCCAGTGATAAGAACATGACAGCATGTCCTTTATTGTCCACTTTATTGTCCTCTGGACAACGTTTGATGACGCCACAAAATGAATTGTCCTCCATCTGGCTCTAAATAGTAGAACAGTTTGCGGTCTGCCTGTATTTATTCTGGGATGTCTACCAACTATAAGCCGAGTCGTATAATCAAACAAGCTCAGATCGGTGCGTCACAAACCAGCCTGACAACAAAGCAGGAGCAAATTGTTCCCCTTTGCCTCAAGGCTTTGGAGCAGCCTTCCACCCAGCGTCCCGATGTAGATCAACTGGCTCTAAaaatacttgtactgtaaacaCTGTTTGCctttgctattttattttatgtttgttttgtatttaattgtgtgcttttgtgttatCATGTAGTACTTTTTGCAGAGTTGTATTTGCTAAAAATtccaaacattattttttaataataatcatacTGCTGTTATAAAAGACTGGGGTACATGGCCTGTaagtaaggatagattaattatatcgaattgaggggaagacttcttagttgggaccgggtctaagagaccaGCCACGCTTAGCTGCGGCAGGTCTATgagggtgaagctatccaacgCTCGTGCCCACAGGGGAGGGGAGGAACCAGGATCAACCGGTAAATggagaatatatttattagatagaatgttagagtacaagtacagtcaaacatcctgtctaagaggagcatttctaaaaagcccttgcggtcttgtttccgttgaaagtccttcgtacataaatcatcgacatttaacaatacaaataaaaataaaaccaatattcaataactcaattgatgcaacgtaacattagaaaaataaaaataaaacgattttacaccgccgatgcaaactaacaataaatctaaaataaattacaccacagatgcaaaatgacaacgaatgacaataaattacataaattacaataaatgacTAGATCACTGGTGACAGACTTTTTTtctgttacacccccccccccccccaccctctccaGATTGTCCTCCCCCCCATGGATATGAGTTTGGGGACATTTAGTGAGAACTGTCTCAACACAGCTGGCCTGATGGGCGGACACTTGAGCAGCTGTTAAAGCAGAGCTGCACAGCGAGACGGCGAGGCTGGGAAACCGTGGCGGGGAACCGTGGACGGGGAACCGTGGACGGGGAACCGTGGACGGAGATCAGACACGAACGTCATCAGCACTTTGAAGGATCACATGGTGGTTGCACAAGTTCACTTTGGTCATAACGGCCTTTCCATCTTTCTGTTACGAAGCCCGGCTGCTCATGCATTGTTATTCTGCAATATGTCCATCAGCTGGATAGCGGATTGCATTTAGCTGAACCCCAACTTTGACCTCAGCAGCCTGATGGCAGCACACGGAGGCTCGTTGCGTGTTTCTACGTGCGTCCTGTCAGTGACATgagaacacaaacagacacacctcACCCTCACAGAGAAATGAAATCGACCTTGTTGTCATCTgcacagagagaaaagagatattcattcattcatttagcaTCGCATCCAGACTGGAAAGACGTTAATGTGATGCGCATGCTgcacggggggtgggggggggggggggctttgtcttCTGACTGGCGTGTTCATGAGCCTTTAAGTCACGACGTAAGAACAACGGCGAAGGCACAGCCAAGAGTTGGAGTTTCATCCGTTTGTGTGAGAAAATGGTCAAAATAATGCAAGAAACGAAACAGGAAGTCTAAACTCAGGAATGTCAATGACTGAATGACAACGGTCACTACATTTCCCAGTTGTTCCAGAACTACAGAGTTTGTGGCACAAAGAAACATGAGAGCACGTTTTCAaaatacttatatatatatatttatatactggAGATTGTTTGAGATTTATTCATCTTGCTGCATGAACACCTCCTTTGACAAGTATTAAGcccatttgtctctgtgttgtgaCTGTTTGTGTTGGCACGTCCTGAAGCGCCGGCAGACGGAGGAGCAGACGGTCGAGCATGCAGCCAGAAGTCTAATAAACTGCTGATGAATTGAAGATGTCTCTCATGAGGTTTGGTACCTGCAGTTCTGTCTGTGTGATCGTGTGTTTGTAATTTCACCTGTTTGTCTCGTTGGGATCTGGCCAACAAGACGAGGACAGGACACGTCCCCCATGAAAGCTGTAGTCCTGCGTGTCCTGTTTTGCTAAACCACGCGGTGTCAGGTTACCAAcgagtttttcttttcttttattaggGGGCGGGGTTGGGTTTCCATTACATTTTTTCACAGGTTGGTATgcatgacttctttttttttttttacatgtctgTACACATGTCTGCAATGGATTGTTCTTTGGTGTGTTTCCAtttctggaccccccccccccccccccacacacacacacacaccacagcaaagGGTTTTTACACTTAAAGCAGTTACCCTGAAAGTGGGTTCCCTTCCTCTGATTCAATGTTTGATGTCAAAGACAGTCCATGCAGATGTTTTATGCAGCTGCTCTTGTAAATATCCTGTCATGCAACAGAGGCCAAATATAATCTAAGGTCaaaccaatcagctgctgcctggGAATAGGGAGGTCCGTTCAGAGATGCGACCGATTCCTGCTCCACCTTTGCTTGCACCCGGATCCCTTGTCGTTATTCTCGCCTGCTGAACCTGCCCTCGTCTGAAACCGAAACGACTGATAACGCAGCACCGTTCCTGAAGCAGAGCCTcatctcattttctttatttgtggCATGCCTTTGTGTCAACGTGGCAAAACCTACATCCTTTTCCTTTGTTCAGTTTATGGCCAATAATTATTCACTCATGTGTTGACTTTGAAGGCTGTCTCTTTCAGCAGACCTCTCTCGAACGGTGTTCAGCTCTGTGAAGCTACCGAGGTCGTACGTTACATCTCCTCTGGAGGACTCGGCATGTTCTGCTCTGTGAAGCTACCGTTAAATCGTACGTTAAATGAGGCGAGCGTCAATTCACAGCTTCCTATCGAAGCAGATCTGCATCTTAAATGCGTCTGTACTCAAAGGCCTgcagctgtttcctgtttcctcctttatttatttgaagtaGCCATGTGGGAAAATCACTTTCCttgctggggaggggggggctagaataaacacaaacaccgTAAACTAACAAACCACAATTCCAACAGGGACCTCCTCGCTGACGCTGCTCGATATGATTGTTGGTCCAGATATCGGGGTCCATGCATTGCATCAGTGTGGAGGTCAGCcgcatatatatacacacacacatatatatatatatatgtgtgtgtgtatatatatatatgtgtgtgtgtgtctatatgcACAATGTGTGTCTATATGCACAATatgcacaatgtgtgtgtgtgtctatatgcACAATGAGAGAGTTGTATAACCACATCATAATAGAATGAAGATTCTCAAGAATGTGACAATCAATCAGAAAATGTTTACTTAGCAGTCCACCCAGAGACGGTGGGGACTTTGTGACGTTAGGCTCAGACTGTGTTTGGGGTGAAAGGTCGTTTATATGCACCCGATCAGATCAATCACTATCATCTCACCTCTGCCTGACTCATCAGCCTCCGAAATGAGATCAGGCAGGGACAGGGATAGGGACCGGGGCAGGGACAGGTTCTAATGAGAacagacagggacagggacaggttCTAATGAgatcagacagagacagggacaggttATAATGAGATCAGACAGGGACATGTTCTCAGGAGACATCATGACAATTCTAAGGAAAACATGTTTAACCAATTATCt
Proteins encoded in this window:
- the LOC137899046 gene encoding glutamine synthetase-like, which codes for MATSTSSKLNKGVKQQYMALPQGDVVQAMYVWIDGSGEGLRCKTRTLDFEPKTIDDLPEWNFDGSSTYQSEGSNSDMFLVPAAMFRDPFRKDPNKLVLCEVLKYNRKPAETNLRRTCKQIMGMVEQNHPWFGMEQEYTLLATDGHPFGWPSNGFPGPQGPYYCGVGADKAFGRDVVEAHYRACMYAGVLICGTNAEVMPAQWEFQVGPCEGINMGDHLWVARFILHRVCEDFGVVASFDPKPISGNWNGAGCHTNFSTKEMREENGLKIIEESIERLAKRHMYHIRAYDPKGGLDNARRLTGRHETSSIDEFSAGVANRGASIRIPRTVGKDRKGYFEDRRPSANCDPYIVTEALVRTCLLKEEGKEPKDYSK